A stretch of the Rosa rugosa chromosome 5, drRosRugo1.1, whole genome shotgun sequence genome encodes the following:
- the LOC133710056 gene encoding meiosis-specific protein ASY1 isoform X2 — protein MVVAQKLKEAEITEQDSLLLTRNLLRIAIFNISYIRGLFPEKYFNDKSVPALEMKIKKLMPMDAESRRLIDWMEKGVYDALQKKYLKTLLFCVCEEVEGPMIEEYAFSFSYSNSESQEVSMNISRSGNKKHGGTFKCDSTAEITPNQMRSSACKMVRTLVQLMRTLDRMPEERTILMKLLYYDDVTPVDYEPPFFRCCTEEETHNPWTKNPLKLEVGNVNSKHLVLALKVKSVLDPCEDENDDNQDDEVSLGADSMQRDDSSETDSEVNQSQEDRYIVAPIAKRQPQEDNSIPQEVNSMDDEDDTQDPEEDEQQFSRIKDWISSSHLDNVEVTDVLSNFPDISVVLTEEIMDRLVAEGVLSKTGGDSYTINRKKKSDHEFIKVKKEMDCQVVPDSEKTPNANDHLYMKALYHVLPMQYVSIAKLQNKLGGEANQNTVRKMIDKMVQEGLVEAKGNRRLGKRVLHSDITKKKLIEVQKALNYDAMDVDNIEPQSKSNHQDFYPIASNYRDTSTCGALHSIGSDLTRMRIRANSNEQSPMRSEQTTSIRKEHGNTPTSRAQPEISRESFAPGNDENRANCNTNYCDEDERVMCSSRSTQDKRSRKTSMVKEPILQYTKRQKSQAL, from the exons ATG GTTGTGGCTCAAAAACTGAAGGAGGCGGAGATCACCGAGCAGGATTCGCTTCTTCTG ACGAGGAACCTGCTTCGCATCGCTATATTCAATATCAGTTACATCAGAGGCCTTTTTCCGGAGAAGTATTTCAATGATAAATCTGTTCCTGCTTTAG AGATGAAGATTAAAAAGCTAATGCCAATGGATGCAGAGTCTCGCAGACTTATTGATTGGATGGAGAAAG GTGTATATGACGCCTTGCAGAAGAAGTACCTGAAAACGCTTTTGTTCTGTGTGTGTGAAGAGGTTGAAGGGCCGATGATAGAGGAATACGCAT TTTCATTCAGTTACTCAAATTCCGAGAGCCAGGAGGTTTCAATGAATATCAGTCGCTCTGGAAACAAGAAGCATGGTGGAACATTCAAGTGTGACTCCACAGCAGAAATTACCCCCAACCAGATGAG AAGTTCTGCTTGTAAAATGGTCCGCACACTGGTTCAACTGATGAGAACTCTGGATAGGATGCCTGAAGAG CGCACCATACTGATGAAACTCCTATATTATGATGATGTGACG CCAGTAGATTATGAGCCTCCATTCTTCAGATGTTGCACAGAAGAAGAAACTCATAACCCATGGACAAAGAATCCTTTGAAACTGGAGGTCGGGAATGTGAACAGCAAGCATCTTGTCTTAGCTCTCAAG GTAAAGAGCGTGCTTGATCCCTGTGAGGATGAAAATGATGATAATCAAGATGATGAAGTGAGCTTAGGAGCTGACTCCATGCAAAGGGATGACTCTTCTGAAACTGACAGTGAG GTTAACCAATCACAAGAGGATCGATATATAGTTGCCCCCATAG CTAAGCGACAACCACAGGAGGATAACAGCATACCTCAGGAAGTTAACAGCATGGATGATGAAG ATGATACTCAGGATCCAGAGGAAGATGAACAGCAATTTTCTAGGATAAAGGACTGGATCAGTAGCAGCCATCTTGACAATGTTGAAGTTACTGATGTTCTCTCGAATTTCCCAGACATCTCAGTG GTTCTGACTGAAG AAATTATGGATAGGCTTGTTGCTGAAGGTGTTCTATCAAAAACTGGAGGGGACAGTTACACAATTAACAGGAAGAAG AAGTCTGATCATGAATTTATCAAGGTAAAAAAAGAAATGGACTGTCAAGTGGTCCCTGATAGTGAAAAAACTCCAAACGCCAATGATCACTTGTACATGAAG GCACTCTATCATGTTCTTCCAATGCAGTATGTGTCAATTGCGAAGCTTCAGAACAAGCTTGGAGGAGAAGCAAATCAGAATACTGTGCGCAAGATGATTGATAAGATGGTGCAAGAAGGTTTGGTTGAAGCCAAGGGAAATCGAAGGCTAG GAAAGCGTGTGCTCCATTCTGATATTACCAAGAAAAAGCTTATTGAAGTCCAGAAAGCTTTGAATTATGATGCAATG GATGTGGACAACATTGAGCCCCAAAGCAAGTCGAATCATCAAGATTTTTATCCAATTG CTAGTAACTACAGAGACACATCCACATGCGGTGCGCTCCACTCCATTGGATCAGATCTGACACGCATGAGAATAAGGGCTAATTCAAATGAACAGAGTCCAATGAGGAGTGAGCAGACTACTTCAATAAGAAAGGAGCATGGAAACACCCCCACAAGCCGGGCTCAG CCAGAAATTTCAAGAGAGAGTTTTGCACCTGGTAATGATGAAAACAGAGCAAATTGCAACACAAACTACTGTGATGAAGATGAGAGAGTGATGTGCAGTAGTAGGTCGACGCAAGACAAGCGTTCCAGGAAAACAAGCATG GTCAAGGAGCCTATTCTTCAGTACACAAAGCGCCAGAAATCTCAAGCcctctga
- the LOC133710056 gene encoding meiosis-specific protein ASY1 isoform X1, with protein MVVAQKLKEAEITEQDSLLLTRNLLRIAIFNISYIRGLFPEKYFNDKSVPALEMKIKKLMPMDAESRRLIDWMEKGVYDALQKKYLKTLLFCVCEEVEGPMIEEYAFSFSYSNSESQEVSMNISRSGNKKHGGTFKCDSTAEITPNQMRSSACKMVRTLVQLMRTLDRMPEERTILMKLLYYDDVTPVDYEPPFFRCCTEEETHNPWTKNPLKLEVGNVNSKHLVLALKVKSVLDPCEDENDDNQDDEVSLGADSMQRDDSSETDSEVNQSQEDRYIVAPIAKRQPQEDNSIPQEVNSMDDEATDDTQDPEEDEQQFSRIKDWISSSHLDNVEVTDVLSNFPDISVVLTEEIMDRLVAEGVLSKTGGDSYTINRKKKSDHEFIKVKKEMDCQVVPDSEKTPNANDHLYMKALYHVLPMQYVSIAKLQNKLGGEANQNTVRKMIDKMVQEGLVEAKGNRRLGKRVLHSDITKKKLIEVQKALNYDAMDVDNIEPQSKSNHQDFYPIASNYRDTSTCGALHSIGSDLTRMRIRANSNEQSPMRSEQTTSIRKEHGNTPTSRAQPEISRESFAPGNDENRANCNTNYCDEDERVMCSSRSTQDKRSRKTSMVKEPILQYTKRQKSQAL; from the exons ATG GTTGTGGCTCAAAAACTGAAGGAGGCGGAGATCACCGAGCAGGATTCGCTTCTTCTG ACGAGGAACCTGCTTCGCATCGCTATATTCAATATCAGTTACATCAGAGGCCTTTTTCCGGAGAAGTATTTCAATGATAAATCTGTTCCTGCTTTAG AGATGAAGATTAAAAAGCTAATGCCAATGGATGCAGAGTCTCGCAGACTTATTGATTGGATGGAGAAAG GTGTATATGACGCCTTGCAGAAGAAGTACCTGAAAACGCTTTTGTTCTGTGTGTGTGAAGAGGTTGAAGGGCCGATGATAGAGGAATACGCAT TTTCATTCAGTTACTCAAATTCCGAGAGCCAGGAGGTTTCAATGAATATCAGTCGCTCTGGAAACAAGAAGCATGGTGGAACATTCAAGTGTGACTCCACAGCAGAAATTACCCCCAACCAGATGAG AAGTTCTGCTTGTAAAATGGTCCGCACACTGGTTCAACTGATGAGAACTCTGGATAGGATGCCTGAAGAG CGCACCATACTGATGAAACTCCTATATTATGATGATGTGACG CCAGTAGATTATGAGCCTCCATTCTTCAGATGTTGCACAGAAGAAGAAACTCATAACCCATGGACAAAGAATCCTTTGAAACTGGAGGTCGGGAATGTGAACAGCAAGCATCTTGTCTTAGCTCTCAAG GTAAAGAGCGTGCTTGATCCCTGTGAGGATGAAAATGATGATAATCAAGATGATGAAGTGAGCTTAGGAGCTGACTCCATGCAAAGGGATGACTCTTCTGAAACTGACAGTGAG GTTAACCAATCACAAGAGGATCGATATATAGTTGCCCCCATAG CTAAGCGACAACCACAGGAGGATAACAGCATACCTCAGGAAGTTAACAGCATGGATGATGAAG CTACAGATGATACTCAGGATCCAGAGGAAGATGAACAGCAATTTTCTAGGATAAAGGACTGGATCAGTAGCAGCCATCTTGACAATGTTGAAGTTACTGATGTTCTCTCGAATTTCCCAGACATCTCAGTG GTTCTGACTGAAG AAATTATGGATAGGCTTGTTGCTGAAGGTGTTCTATCAAAAACTGGAGGGGACAGTTACACAATTAACAGGAAGAAG AAGTCTGATCATGAATTTATCAAGGTAAAAAAAGAAATGGACTGTCAAGTGGTCCCTGATAGTGAAAAAACTCCAAACGCCAATGATCACTTGTACATGAAG GCACTCTATCATGTTCTTCCAATGCAGTATGTGTCAATTGCGAAGCTTCAGAACAAGCTTGGAGGAGAAGCAAATCAGAATACTGTGCGCAAGATGATTGATAAGATGGTGCAAGAAGGTTTGGTTGAAGCCAAGGGAAATCGAAGGCTAG GAAAGCGTGTGCTCCATTCTGATATTACCAAGAAAAAGCTTATTGAAGTCCAGAAAGCTTTGAATTATGATGCAATG GATGTGGACAACATTGAGCCCCAAAGCAAGTCGAATCATCAAGATTTTTATCCAATTG CTAGTAACTACAGAGACACATCCACATGCGGTGCGCTCCACTCCATTGGATCAGATCTGACACGCATGAGAATAAGGGCTAATTCAAATGAACAGAGTCCAATGAGGAGTGAGCAGACTACTTCAATAAGAAAGGAGCATGGAAACACCCCCACAAGCCGGGCTCAG CCAGAAATTTCAAGAGAGAGTTTTGCACCTGGTAATGATGAAAACAGAGCAAATTGCAACACAAACTACTGTGATGAAGATGAGAGAGTGATGTGCAGTAGTAGGTCGACGCAAGACAAGCGTTCCAGGAAAACAAGCATG GTCAAGGAGCCTATTCTTCAGTACACAAAGCGCCAGAAATCTCAAGCcctctga
- the LOC133710056 gene encoding meiosis-specific protein ASY1 isoform X3: MKIKKLMPMDAESRRLIDWMEKGVYDALQKKYLKTLLFCVCEEVEGPMIEEYAFSFSYSNSESQEVSMNISRSGNKKHGGTFKCDSTAEITPNQMRSSACKMVRTLVQLMRTLDRMPEERTILMKLLYYDDVTPVDYEPPFFRCCTEEETHNPWTKNPLKLEVGNVNSKHLVLALKVKSVLDPCEDENDDNQDDEVSLGADSMQRDDSSETDSEVNQSQEDRYIVAPIAKRQPQEDNSIPQEVNSMDDEATDDTQDPEEDEQQFSRIKDWISSSHLDNVEVTDVLSNFPDISVVLTEEIMDRLVAEGVLSKTGGDSYTINRKKKSDHEFIKVKKEMDCQVVPDSEKTPNANDHLYMKALYHVLPMQYVSIAKLQNKLGGEANQNTVRKMIDKMVQEGLVEAKGNRRLGKRVLHSDITKKKLIEVQKALNYDAMDVDNIEPQSKSNHQDFYPIASNYRDTSTCGALHSIGSDLTRMRIRANSNEQSPMRSEQTTSIRKEHGNTPTSRAQPEISRESFAPGNDENRANCNTNYCDEDERVMCSSRSTQDKRSRKTSMVKEPILQYTKRQKSQAL, encoded by the exons ATGAAGATTAAAAAGCTAATGCCAATGGATGCAGAGTCTCGCAGACTTATTGATTGGATGGAGAAAG GTGTATATGACGCCTTGCAGAAGAAGTACCTGAAAACGCTTTTGTTCTGTGTGTGTGAAGAGGTTGAAGGGCCGATGATAGAGGAATACGCAT TTTCATTCAGTTACTCAAATTCCGAGAGCCAGGAGGTTTCAATGAATATCAGTCGCTCTGGAAACAAGAAGCATGGTGGAACATTCAAGTGTGACTCCACAGCAGAAATTACCCCCAACCAGATGAG AAGTTCTGCTTGTAAAATGGTCCGCACACTGGTTCAACTGATGAGAACTCTGGATAGGATGCCTGAAGAG CGCACCATACTGATGAAACTCCTATATTATGATGATGTGACG CCAGTAGATTATGAGCCTCCATTCTTCAGATGTTGCACAGAAGAAGAAACTCATAACCCATGGACAAAGAATCCTTTGAAACTGGAGGTCGGGAATGTGAACAGCAAGCATCTTGTCTTAGCTCTCAAG GTAAAGAGCGTGCTTGATCCCTGTGAGGATGAAAATGATGATAATCAAGATGATGAAGTGAGCTTAGGAGCTGACTCCATGCAAAGGGATGACTCTTCTGAAACTGACAGTGAG GTTAACCAATCACAAGAGGATCGATATATAGTTGCCCCCATAG CTAAGCGACAACCACAGGAGGATAACAGCATACCTCAGGAAGTTAACAGCATGGATGATGAAG CTACAGATGATACTCAGGATCCAGAGGAAGATGAACAGCAATTTTCTAGGATAAAGGACTGGATCAGTAGCAGCCATCTTGACAATGTTGAAGTTACTGATGTTCTCTCGAATTTCCCAGACATCTCAGTG GTTCTGACTGAAG AAATTATGGATAGGCTTGTTGCTGAAGGTGTTCTATCAAAAACTGGAGGGGACAGTTACACAATTAACAGGAAGAAG AAGTCTGATCATGAATTTATCAAGGTAAAAAAAGAAATGGACTGTCAAGTGGTCCCTGATAGTGAAAAAACTCCAAACGCCAATGATCACTTGTACATGAAG GCACTCTATCATGTTCTTCCAATGCAGTATGTGTCAATTGCGAAGCTTCAGAACAAGCTTGGAGGAGAAGCAAATCAGAATACTGTGCGCAAGATGATTGATAAGATGGTGCAAGAAGGTTTGGTTGAAGCCAAGGGAAATCGAAGGCTAG GAAAGCGTGTGCTCCATTCTGATATTACCAAGAAAAAGCTTATTGAAGTCCAGAAAGCTTTGAATTATGATGCAATG GATGTGGACAACATTGAGCCCCAAAGCAAGTCGAATCATCAAGATTTTTATCCAATTG CTAGTAACTACAGAGACACATCCACATGCGGTGCGCTCCACTCCATTGGATCAGATCTGACACGCATGAGAATAAGGGCTAATTCAAATGAACAGAGTCCAATGAGGAGTGAGCAGACTACTTCAATAAGAAAGGAGCATGGAAACACCCCCACAAGCCGGGCTCAG CCAGAAATTTCAAGAGAGAGTTTTGCACCTGGTAATGATGAAAACAGAGCAAATTGCAACACAAACTACTGTGATGAAGATGAGAGAGTGATGTGCAGTAGTAGGTCGACGCAAGACAAGCGTTCCAGGAAAACAAGCATG GTCAAGGAGCCTATTCTTCAGTACACAAAGCGCCAGAAATCTCAAGCcctctga
- the LOC133711190 gene encoding meiosis-specific protein ASY1-like: MVVAQKLKEAEITEQESLLLTRNLLRIAIFNISYIRGLFPEKYFNDKSVPALEMKIKKLMPVDAESRRLIDWMEKGVYNALQKKYLKTLLFCVCEDVEGPMIEEYTFSFSYSKSENQEVSMNINRSGNKKQGGTFKYNSTTEITPNQMRSSACKMVRTLVQLMRTLDRMPEERTILMKLLYYDDVTPADYEPPFFRGCTEEETRNSWTKNPLKMEVGNVNSKHLVLALKVKSVLDPCEDENDDIQDDEVSLGDDSMQMDGSSESDSEVNQSQDDQYIVVPAAKHQPQEDNSILKEDNCMDGEATDDTQDPEEDEQQFSRIKNWISSCHLDTVEVTDVLSNFPDISVVLTEEIMDKLVVEGILSKAGGDTYTINRQKKSDYEFTVLKQEINSQAVLVGDKTPMSNDHMYMKALCHALPMQYVSVAKLQNKLGGKANQSTVRKMIDKMAQEGFVEAKGNRRLGKRVIHSDVTEKKLIEVHKALNFDAMDVDNVEPPSKSNHQDIHPMGSNYRDISTCGVLRSIGSDLTRMRIRPNSQEYSPNRSEQTTSKTKEQGNTPTSRAQPVISRESFAPGNDDIRANGNTNHCDDGERVVCSSMSTQGKRSRKTSMVKEPILQYTKRQKSQNL, from the exons ATG GTTGTGGCGCAAAAACTGAAGGAGGCGGAGATTACCGAGCAGGAATCGCTTCTTCTG ACGAGGAACCTGCTTCGCATCGCTATATTCAATATCAGTTACATCCGAGGCCTTTTTCCGGAGAAGTATTTCAACGATAAATCTGTTCCTGCTTTAG AGATGAAGATCAAAAAGCTAATGCCAGTGGATGCAGAGTCTCGCAGACTTATTGATTGGATGGAGAAAG GTGTATACAACGCCTTGCAGAAGAAGTACCTGAAAACGCTTTTGTTCTGTGTGTGTGAAGACGTTGAAGGGCCGATGATAGAGGAATACACTT TTTCTTTCAGCTATTCAAAATCTGAAAACCAGGAAGTTTCAATGAATATCAATCGATCCGGGAATAAGAAACAGGGTGGAACATTCAAGTATAACTCCACAACAGAAATTACACCCAACCAGATGAG GAGTTCTGCTTGTAAAATGGTCCGCACACTGGTTCAGCTGATGAGAACTTTGGATAGAATGCCAGAAGAG CGCACCATTCTGATGAAACTCCTATACTATGATGATGTCACG CCAGCAGATTATGAGCCTCCATTCTTCAGAGGCTGCACAGAAGAAGAAACTCGAAACTCATGGACCAAGAATCCTTTGAAAATGGAAGTTGGGAATGTAAACAGCAAGCATCTTGTCTTAGCTCTCAAG GTAAAGAGCGTGCTTGATCCCTGTGAGGATGAAAATGATGATATTCAAGATGATGAAGTGAGCTTAGGAGATGACTCCATGCAAATGGATGGCTCTTCTGAATCTGACAGTGAG GTGAATCAATCTCAAGACGACCAATATATAGTTGTTCCTGCAG CTAAGCATCAACCACAGGAAGATAACAGCATACTTAAGGAAGATAATTGCATGGATGGTGAAG CTACAGATGATACTCAGGATCCAGAGGAAGATGAACAGCAATTTTCCCGGATAAAGAACTGGATCAGTAGTTGCCATCTTGACACTGTTGAAGTTACTGATGTTCTCTCGAATTTCCCAGACATTTCAGTG GTTCTAACTGAAG AAATTATGGACAAGCTTGTTGTGGAAGGCATTCTATCAAAAGCTGGAGGGGACACTTACACTATTAACAGGCAGAAG AAGTCTGATTATGAGTTCACTGTGTTGAAACAAGAAATTAATAGTCAAGCAGTCCTGGTTGGTGACAAAACTCCAATGTCTAATGATCACATGTACATGAAG GCGCTGTGTCATGCTCTTCCTATGCAGTATGTGTCAGTCGCAAAGCTTCAGAACAAGCTTGGAGGAAAAGCAAATCAGAGTACAGTGCGGAAGATGATTGATAAGATGGCACAAGAAGGTTTTGTTGAAGCCAAAGGCAACCGAAGGCTAG GAAAGCGTGTGATCCATTCTGATGTTACTGAGAAGAAACTTATTGAAGTCCATAAAGCTTTGAATTTTGATGCAATG GATGTTGACAACGTTGAACCACCAAGCAAGTCAAATCATCAAGACATTCATCCAATGG GAAGCAACTACAGAGACATATCCACATGTGGTGTGCTCCGCTCGATTGGATCAGATCTCACACGCATGAGAATAAGGCCTAATTCACAGGAATATAGTCCAAACAGGAGTGAGCAGACTACTTCAAAGACAAAGGAGCAGGGAAACACTCCCACAAGCAGGGCGCAG CCAGTAATTTCAAGAGAGAGCTTTGCACCTGGCAATGATGATATTAGAGCCAATGGCAACACAAATCACTGTGACGATGGGGAGAGAGTGGTCTGTAGTAGTATGTCCACCCAAGGCAAACGTTCCAGGAAAACAAGCATG GTCAAGGAGCCTATTCTACAGTACACAAAGCGC